GGTGTTCAGAACTCTGTAAGCAACCCCTTCAAGGTCACTTTGAATCATGCGGTTTACCGCATTGCTGCCGCCGCCACCAACGCCGATGACTTCAATTCGGGCGGATTGAGAGGGAAGAATTCCTGCTGAATCAGGAGAAGGGGACATTTGACCGCTCACCATCTCCATCGCCGTCGTCGAACCATTGAGGTGCGTGTGCATTATGTCCCTGCGAGCCACGATCGCCGAATTCAAATAACACTCGTTGTGGTTTCAGCACGCTGCAACCTCTGGTCAGGGTTTGCTCGTTTTCTGTTTCGGATCCGCTTTCAACTGCAATTCGGGTTTGGAAGGGTCTGAAAGATCGATGCCGCTGCTGGCTTTGCCTCGCAGGGTTTCGGGAAGACTTTTTGACAGCAGGGCGATGGTGCTGAGCTGTTGATCCAGCAGCCGTTCATTGGAGCCCAGCCGCACCAGACCCAGCGTTTGCGTGCGCAGGCTGAGATCACCATCTGGGGCGATATGGATCACCGTCAACGGACTGCCCAATAGATCTCGTTTGTCCAGCACCGTCGCAATCATCGAACGCCGGCTGGGAATCCACCCCTCCACTCGCACCGCACTGGCGGGGGCTTCCCCTTGGCGCGCAACGGTGAGTGGCATCCAATGGCCTTCAACGTCGACCATGCCCTGTTCCTTGCCGCGGGCCCCCATGCGGCTGGCCGCCGCGATTGGACGACGATCCTTCAGCTCGATCTCCAGCCCAGGTGGGACAAGACGGCGCTGCACTGACACGGACTGCACCGGGAGTTCGGCCAGCAATCGACGCTCGAGTCGTCCTGGTTCCAAGGTGATTAAGGGTCTTGGGAAGCGCAGGCCGGCTGCTTTGACCACCGCATCACTGCCGAGGCGATCGCTGCCTCGGACTGTCAGCTGCTGCTGCGAGCGCAAACTCCAGCCGGCACTGAGCAGAACCCAGATCAGTCCGCTTGAGACTCCGCCAAACAGCAAGATGCGCCAGCTCTGAATCAACCGCTCCTGGCGTTTTTCCTGGCGCAGCCTGCGACGACGTTCGACGCCCGGAGGAAGGGGAGCGCTGCTGTTGCTTCTGTCCTGTTTGTTGAGTTTCGAGCGGGCCATCACAGGTCGCAACGAGCCTTCGCCATCAACTGATTCATCCAGCGGCGGGCCCGTTCCGCATCCGAGAAGGGCACGTCCATCTGTTGGCCTTCCCCGATCAGCCTCAAGCGGCAGCGACCCTGCGACTCATGGGCCAGCGGCGCATCACCCGAGGAGAGCGACATCAACTCCACCAATTCCAGT
This genomic window from Synechococcus sp. MIT S9220 contains:
- a CDS encoding cell division protein FtsQ/DivIB, with the protein product MARSKLNKQDRSNSSAPLPPGVERRRRLRQEKRQERLIQSWRILLFGGVSSGLIWVLLSAGWSLRSQQQLTVRGSDRLGSDAVVKAAGLRFPRPLITLEPGRLERRLLAELPVQSVSVQRRLVPPGLEIELKDRRPIAAASRMGARGKEQGMVDVEGHWMPLTVARQGEAPASAVRVEGWIPSRRSMIATVLDKRDLLGSPLTVIHIAPDGDLSLRTQTLGLVRLGSNERLLDQQLSTIALLSKSLPETLRGKASSGIDLSDPSKPELQLKADPKQKTSKP